GAAAAGGACCTGATAGAGGAAGCCCGAGAAATGGCCCACTTGACAGAAACGGCTAAAACAAAGAGTGGCGCTCCGCTACAACCAAGTGCTCAAGAGGGAATTCGGCCAAACGACCTCGTCCTGAGGCGAAATGATATCGGCCTGCCGACCCCAGGAGAAGGCAAGCTAGCGGCCAACTGGGAGGCCCATATAGAGTCAAGAAGTGATGGGAAAAGGGTCTTTAAGTTAGAAAGGCTCGATGGCAAGGAGGTCCCGAAACATGGAACGCGGACAACCTTagaagattctactcctagaGGACGCAGCGACCTGCCGGCTAATCTAGCTAAGTAGTTAATTTGCCATTTGAACTTCATAGTAACTTTCAAGTCTTTTATGTGGATACCGAATAAAATACACGTGCAAATTCTCCATTCTATTTTACCTCCGTTTTTCAGATAAATCATCTTGCCGTGACTAGCAACGACACCCATCTCGGGACTGATCACCCTGGGAGGTCATCAACTACCGTTGTAACGAGCAACTACACGAGAGCCCACGGGCCGCCGATATAAACACTATAAACCAAAAACGTTACTAAAAACGATAACACAATCGGACAAGAAAGAAAAACGTCATCGCGACAACACGAGCAAGCGAAAGAAAAAGAGTCATTGTATCACAAGCCAAAAGCAAAACGGCAAAGAGTCATTTACAACTGCCAATAATCTTAAAACGCCAAGGACGGctaaaaacaattttaatttgagCCTTCAGGGCCTCCTCGGTGCCCAAAATCGCGCCTTTACCCTGTTTGACGACGTCTTTATACTTGGCCTTCCACGTTGCCAGTTCGGCCTCCACGGCCTGCTTCTCCTTCTCGACTTCGGCCGTACGCCTCTGCGCCTCGCCGACCTGTTTCTCCAGAGCCATCTCACGCTCGACCAGACGTTCAATCGTCGCGTCCGACTCTTTCTGTTTCTTCTCGGCAGCTGTTAACTTTTGTTCGGTGGAGGTAGCTTTCTGCTCAGCGGTGGTGGCTTTCTTTTCGGCGGCATCCAGCTTTTCCGAAGATTGAGTCAGCTGCTCCCGGAGAGTTTCCACTTCACTTTTTAATTCATTATTGGCCTTCCCACTAGCCTCCAACCTCCTGCGGAGGGACTCCATCCCGGACAGCTCAAACTCAGCCTTCCGGGCTATCACGGCACCCCGCAGAAGTGTTCAGTACATCCACCTCGCTTGACCGGCAAGGGAAGACTCGTGGAAGTAGTCCTCGGTGCCAGGGATCAGTTGGGTATCTATAAAGTTACTTGCATCAAAATTCCTCTCCATGACGGTGAGGACCCCCTCGGGACTAGAAGACGCCGTCCTCTTCCTTTTAGGGGTGGGAACGACCACCTCCACGTCATCGTCAGGGGCAGACGTCGAACCCCCTTGGCCTACCACTTCGCGAGGGGGAGAGTCATGAACCGTTTTCCCGGCCCCGACCTGGGCGGCTTGAGCCGAGGTCCCGGTCCCCCCAACAACGGCCTCCTGCCCTGAAGAAGCTTTGTCCTCTGGAGGAGCTGCGGACGTCTCAGCAGTTTGGTCATTATCCTCTTCATCATCACCGCCGCCAAGGAAAGTCTGAAACAGGTCGGGAAGACCAGTCACCGACGCAGACATATCCACTGCAGGAAAACAAAGGAGGTCGTTTAATCGTCACGTAATACcaacaaaagagaaaaagataaaGGGAAAAGTGAAAAGCAtctcacaaatataattacgGCCGGACTCCCTGTCACCCATGAGGAGATGGGGATTTACCGGGTTCTTCCCAAAAACTGCGTTTAGCACCTCGGCAATCTGCTGATCTACTGCCGACATGTTTTTATAAACTACCTTAATAAAACTATTGGACCCTGCCCCGAAACTCCAATAAGTCGGGATAAGCCGTACCCCCTCCAACGACAACCAAAAGGGGTGACGACCTTTGGCAGTGCGGACCTTAAAATACTTGTCTTTAAACCCATGGTAGGAATCttcaaacaaaccaaaaatctTCCGACCCTGGGCAGCACGGAAGGACATGAATCCTTTTCTATGTTTTCCCTCCTTGGAAGGATTTGTGAGgttaaagaagaagaggaagacatccacggacaccggcagttcgagatattcacagaccatctcgaaacagcggatcgaagcccaactgttcggatgcaactgcgacggtGACACGGAAATTCGGTTTAAGAGCGCCATTTGAAAGGCTGAGAAAGGAATGCGGACCCCGACCTGAGTGAACATGGCTTTATAGAACCAGATCCAGTCGGCAACCTGGCGGGGTTGGAAGTTGATTTCGTACAAACGCTCGTGAGGAGCCGGGACGAAGACGTCGTAGTTGGCCTCCTCGTCAGTCTCGCCGCACAAATACCcggcttgtcggaactcggtgagctcctctTCGCCCATCTGTCTCGAAACAGCGATCgaagcccaactgttcggatgcaactgcgacggtGACACGGAAATTCGGTTTAGAGCGCCATTTGAAAGGCTGAGAAAGAATGCGGACCCCGACCTGAGTGAACATGGCTTTATAGAACCAGATCCAGTCGGCAACCTGGCGGGGTTGGAAGTTGATTTCGTACAAACGCTCGTGAGGAGCCGGGACGAAGACGTCGTAGTTGGCCTCCTCGTCAGTCTCGCCGACAAATACCcggcttgtcggaactcggGAGCTCCTCTTCGCCCATCTGGTTGGGTGAATCCCTTATATCAGAGACGACCCAAGCATATTGGTCGTACGCCGCGGGGTTAACGATGCCCGGGAGAccgtgcgagccatacctacatgggggTACCATCCAGTTAGTCTAAGAGATCGGTTGCTCAAGCCGAACACACACCACCCTCACGACTTCCCGACTAAGGCCAAACAGGACTAAAATGGCTAAAAGAGCGAGAAAAAACCTACCCTGGAATGGTACTTTTCCCCCTAACACGTCTACTCGCGACTAAGAGGCTACACGATAACTTCAAAGAACCAAACAACAAGCAGACAGAAATAATGCATAAAAAGGGGATGATTCAAAAGTTATCTGAATTGATGAAAGGAAGATGAAGTTGAATCTGGGAAAATGCAAGAAACATGAACGGAGGCACCACAGCAAAGCCTTGTAGTaaggaggaagaagggagaatgGGGAATGCGAAAAAAGTGCATAAAGTGCAGAAATATCAAAACCACTCGTTTAAAAACTGCCTCCAGAGCGCGAAACGCCTGGGGGCAAAATGGTCTTTTCAAACGGGGTTTTtaccccattatgagcattcaatGCTCGGCACAGGAAACGAAGCGAAGAAACGGTTGTTTGAACAACCAAGAGACGCGCGTTGGGGGCACATCCTTGCCACGAGCGGCCGACCAGACGAGATGTAAGACGACACGCCATTGGTAGCTCTCACGACTAccattggcgcgtgggggcactgttacggcccgGCCCAAAATCAACCCCAAGTGCTCGTTAGCTCGGCAGACCCACAATCAGTGCGATTAGGACTAAGACGCCCTCACCTATCCACCTCTGCATCTTCTGCTCTCCCGACCCGTTCGAAAACCGACGAACGAACAACATTTTATATTGTTACACATTTTATGTAAATAAGAAAAGGGAATACTAATTATACTTATAGAATTCCGTTActctaaaattatattatatataacgtTATAAATAGTATTATGTCTaaccaaataataaaataataaattttccATGCCTGAGAATATTAAGAaatttgaataaatttttttagaaaaaaaatatccttttgcATGATTATGAAATATACTTATAGATTTCTTTTGTTTAAATGGcgtttataaaataaagaagtatctgaataatttatattatattatattatattatattattttataagtaCGTGTAAAACTTTTTTACTAAATTAATATGTCAAAATTAAATCAACGACATTATATTCTATAGTATTAAAAActcaattaatcaaaattagTAATTTATTAAGCTGAAGTTTCATAAAAAGTTAGAGATCAGATAGTATTGCCAAAAAAATTCTCATATTTAAACTTGAaatgttaattaaaaaaaaaaaagagtttttaatacgtttaaatctttttaataattaagttAGTTTAAGTTCAATAAAAGTCAATTTTATTAGTCAGAGTATGAGTATATGTTTTAACTTTCAGCcattaattaacaaattttttttctttttcgaattatttctcttgttttttgtttcttctttttttttggtattttttctCATCGTTattcttttattgttgttgttattgctgtattttttttcttttcatcattttcTTTCTAGTAATTTTATAGGATTGAtttatcttctctttttttttttagttttattccttttaaaagagtgaaacaaaaaaaattatgagaaaatgaaataagaagaaaatgaagaagaagaagccgctgttagtgttgcaagtgtgagaagtgttgaagttagtcccacatcaaagaaagcaaagaagagcgaggagtttataagatgagatacccattaacttgacaccttaagattttgagttggatgtggtgtcttctcatcttatgttctctcacttaattcctccctgaattctcCACGGTGGTCAAGAGCTCTCCACGGTTGGCCCAACAACTTCATCATAAgatgaaaaggaagaagaaaatttCTTAACTGTACATctaaatttcttaatttttacatataaattttgttaaaaaagcacaaaaatatCTGCATTAATGttacatttttttcttatttttttttgttgttcttatttttttggttCATATTAAGTTTGAATGAACATGTTTGTAATGTATTGCAATCTTATTTAATCGAATGAATGTAGATTCCTCATTTTTCTAGTAATTTTGTagtattatgtgtttcttctttttctttatttgattttttcttatttttattcttattaaaagaGTACAATAAGAAGAATCATGAGAAAGTAAAAGATGATACGatgaataagaagaagaagaagaagaaaaaaatgaataagaaaagaaaaagacgatgataatgataatgaaaaagaagaaggaggatgagttttgagttatcaaaatttcttcctcttccttaTTTGCTTGTTTTGAAACAAGTTTATTCGTCTTATCGTGTATCGTCAGTAATTTTGGTacattttgaatttaaataaggTGCACTTTTAGTTTGAACTTGCtttgaattgagtttgattGTGTGTCGTCATCATTAAGaaattttgatacattttgaatCTGAACTATTATACATATAAGAAGAAAACGATGAagataataatgatgatgtaGTAGAAGGAGGAGatcaacaaaattcaaatgAGAAAAAAACGAGGATGATGAGACGGAGGTAGTGGTGTGGTGGTGGTGACGACGacaataataaaagagaaaagatgaaaaaaaaggaagagaagaagacgacaatgatgatgaagaagaaggagaagaaggagaaaaaggaaagaggaagagaaagaggaggaggaggaggatgtgGTGGTGGTAGTAATGGTAATGGTAACGGTGAtcataataaaaaagaagaagaagatgtaGCAGCAATATGGGTGAAAAAGAGACGTGCGTGAATTTAAAACTCTTGATAACAATTTGATTGTATTTGGTTAAGTATTTTATTTGGGTGCGAAgcttttttcataaaaaaaactacttaaacaaaattttatagTATATTTAAGATTTAGTTATTCTATTAgtctctataattttattaaaattttaattaagttcttatatatatattttttaattcgatttttgtagtatttttaattttgtaatgaggttctttttatataaaaatataaaattaataaaatttttatttaaaaatttttggtcaaaaatatagttaattttttaattgtatatatttttaatttataaaaaaattatattaattctaatttttttacattaatattaatttgattacaaaattaaaaataatacagagactcaattaaaaaaaatataaagacttAATTACAATTTGAGTAATTACTCAAATCAGTTcccaaagattttaaaatcgGATATTTTTgtctcaaaaaaattaatacacagataAATCTCCAAGCTTTTACTCCGGCAGACAAATCAGTTCCTAGTTTATTTTTCGGAAAGTAATTACTCAGATCAGTccccaaaaattttaaaaatggacattttagtccccaagAAAAATTAATGTACAAATCAATCCCTAACGTTTCTCTCTATTAGACGTAACAGTCCTCcgtctaaaaataaaataaaataaaaatattattattattattattattaattgtataataataatgtactatatttttttgcatttttggacaaaaataatgataaatttattcattagatccttttatatatatatatatatatatatatatatatatatattcacccaataataataataataataataataataaaattattagagataattttataagaaattcaaaattaaaaccgtttgatatttttatatttaatataattaaaagatgtggtacaatatattatttattattattattattattgttattgttattgttattattattattacataataatattgtaccataattttttgt
The Arachis stenosperma cultivar V10309 chromosome 7, arast.V10309.gnm1.PFL2, whole genome shotgun sequence genome window above contains:
- the LOC130939304 gene encoding stress response protein NST1-like; the encoded protein is MESLRRRLEASGKANNELKSEVETLREQLTQSSEKLDAAEKKATTAEQKATSTEQKLTAAEKKQKESDATIERLVEREMALEKQVGEAQRRTAEVEKEKQAVEAELATWKAKYKDVVKQGKGAILGTEEALKAQIKIVFSRPWRFKIIGSCK